From a region of the Arachis ipaensis cultivar K30076 chromosome B09, Araip1.1, whole genome shotgun sequence genome:
- the LOC107619512 gene encoding subtilisin-like protease SBT3.17, whose product MGTATGVGNLLVLAILIATAMADSAAVHIVYTEQPHGEEPEAFHIRTLSAVLGSEEAAKDALLYSYKSAASGFSAKLTPSQVAQLSKQPGVLQIVPSRRLQLHGGPNMDE is encoded by the exons ATGGGGACGGCAACTGGCGTTGGCAACCTCTTGGTTTTAGCGATATTGATTGCCACCGCAATGGCGGATTCTGCGGCGGTTCACATAGTGTACACGGAGCAGCCCCACGGTGAGGAACCTGAGGCCTTCCACATCCGAACCCTCTCCGCCGTCCTCGGCAG TGAGGAGGCTGCAAAGGACGCTTTGTTATATAGTTACAAGTCAGCTGCTAGTGGCTTTTCTGCTAAGCTTACTCCTTCTCAAGTTGCTCAACTTTCAA AGCAACCGGGTGTTCTTCAAATTGTTCCTAGCAGGAGACTTCAGCTCCATGGTGGACCCAAcatggatgaataa